One genomic segment of Gopherus flavomarginatus isolate rGopFla2 chromosome 11, rGopFla2.mat.asm, whole genome shotgun sequence includes these proteins:
- the LOC127031324 gene encoding olfactory receptor 14A16-like yields the protein MSNRTTVTEFLLLGFSNVRELQILHFVMFLVIYLATLMGNLLIITAVALNHHLHTPMYFFLANLSIVDLGSISVTIPKSMINSLMNTRVISYPGCVTQVFLFIVFIAADLALLTIMAYDRYVAICQPLHYERVMNRRACVQMAASAWITGIVYSALHTGNTFRLPFCQSNVINQFFCEIPQLLKITCSDSDLSEVGLLAFSVFLSLNCFVFIIVSYVQIFKTVLRIPYEQGRGKAFSTCVPHLTVVSLFLSTGFFAYLKPISSSASGLDLMMGVLYSLVPPMMNPIIYSMRNKEIKAALKKPIVWRLFTKN from the coding sequence ATGTCCAATCGAACCACGGTGACCGAGTTCCTTCTGTTGGGATTCTCTAATGttcgggagctgcagattttgcactttgtgaTGTTTCTGGTGATTTATCTGGCAACCTTGATggggaatcttctcatcatcacagccGTAGCCCTCAACCACCATCTTCACacacccatgtacttcttcctggcgAATCTGTCCATCGTAGACCTCggctccatctctgtcaccatccccaaatccatgaTCAATTCCCTCATGAACACCAGGGTGATTTCTTATCCTGGATGTGTCACCCAAGTCTTTCTCTTCATAGTCTTCATTGCAGCTGATCTTGCCTTACTCACCATCATGGCGTACGACCGATAtgtcgccatctgccaaccactgcactatgagagagtgatgaacagaagagcttgtgtccaaatggcagccagtgcctggattaCTGGTATTGTCTACTCTGCCCTGCACACTGGGAACACCTTCCGTTTACCCTTCTGCCAGTCCAATGTCATcaaccagttcttctgtgaaatcccccagctaCTCAAGATCACCTGCTCtgactcagacctcagtgaaGTGGGGCTTCTTGCCTTTAGTGTGTTTTTAAgtttaaactgttttgtttttattattgtatcttatgttcagatcttcaaaaccGTGCTGAGAATCCCCTATGAGCAGGGCCGgggtaaagccttctccacctgcgtGCCTCATCTCACAGTGGTCTCTTTGTTTCTTTCCACTGGCTTCTTTGCCTACTTGAAACCCATCTCCAGCTCAGCATCAGGTCTGGATCTCATGATGGGTGTTCTCTATTCCCTGGTGCCTCCAATGATGAATCCGATCATTTACAGCATGAGAaacaaggagatcaaagctgCATTAAAGAAACCAATTGTTTGGAGGTTATTCACCAAGAATTAA